In the genome of Fusarium fujikuroi IMI 58289 draft genome, chromosome FFUJ_chr02, one region contains:
- a CDS encoding related to monophenol monooxygenase (tyrosinase), whose amino-acid sequence MESLYKRISRVLSRKWKYQPLVNHEPEDIEKENGSMYNSCLISICLAAVLFIGIIISWGVSLTRAPTSCIQPVRRMEWRELNKTQKKDYISAVVCLAEKESHFEPGSSRYDDFAYMHVFEGTVTHYAASFLPWHRYFIHTYEKALTEECDFHGSLPYWDWALDAHDLAASPIFDPIDGFGGNGTSRSSLPTMFGGHCVPEGPFANATRHWQSKSNGHGFDILKNPHCLSRGFQGGEKKTKLENRVTIDAINSVLSLQSYEEFVDALEVQAHNSIPQFVRGDFYGLTAPNDPVFYLHHAQVDRLWWLWQQQDIESRTKTYQGPRQNTRVHANESLSGSSLDDVISLGNLSEPVRVHEITGSVIVDYDYVLTDRRLNPYV is encoded by the exons ATGGAATCACTCTACAAAAGGATTTCGCGAGTCTTGTCTCGAAAGTGGAAGTACCAGCCTCTGGTAAATCATGAGCCAGA AGATATCGAAAAAGAGAATGGTTCCATGTACAACTCGTgtctcatcagcatctgcCTCGCTGCAGTCTTATTCATAGGAATCATCATTTCTTGGGGAGTTTCACTGACGAGAGCTCCAACAAGCTGTATACAACCGGTGAGACGAATGGAGTGGAGGGAACTGAACAAAACACAGAAGAAAGACTACATCAGTGCTGTGGTCTGTCTAGCTGAGAAAGAATCGCACTTTGAGCCGGGGAGTAGTCGCTACGATGACTTTGCCTATATGCATGTCTTCGAAGGCACTGTCACTCATTACGCTGCTTCATTCCTACCCTGGCATCGATATTTTATCCACACATATGAAAAGGCGTTAACAGAGGAGTGCGACTTTCACGGATCCTTGCC GTACTGGGACTGGGCGTTGGACGCACATGACCTTGCCGCCTCTCCGATATTTGATCCTATCGATGGTTTCGGTGGTAATGGTACAAGCCGAAGCTCTTTACCCACGATGTTTGGGGGCCATTGTGTTCCAGAAGGTCCCTTTGCGAATGCAACCCGCCACTGGCAGTCAAAGTCCAATGGACATGGATTCGATATCTTGAAGAATCCTCATTGTCTCAGCCGAGGGTTCCAGGGGGGTGAGAAAAAGACCAAGCTGGAAAATCGAGTCACGATCGACGCTATCAACAGCGTGCTGAGCCTCCAATCATACGAGGAATTtgttgatgctcttgaagtCCAAGCTCACAACTCGATACCCCAGTTTGTGCGAGGGGACTTTTACGGGTTGACCGCACCGAATG ATCCTGTGTTTTATCTGCATCACGCCCAGGTAGATCGGTTATGGTGGCTATGGCAGCAGCAGGATATCGAAAGCAGGACCAAGACCTATCAGGGTCCTAGACAGAATACCAGGGTACATGCCAACGAGTCCCTGTCGGGATCCAGTTTGGACGATGTTATCTCGCTGGGTAATCTGTCAGAGCCAGTTCGGGTTCATGAA ATCACAGGTAGTGTGATAGTGGACTACGATTACGTGCTCACGGACCGTCGGCTAAACCCTTATGTGTAA
- a CDS encoding related to positive activator of transcription, with amino-acid sequence MFSYLKKLEEDSRRLQAITTHNQTPETNPAFTPFDDQETQIDAPPSLSKEESNLFNPLFDRQPEKPIHERSSEPGFIGEASCAAFSNRLLSCLDDTYTPSTAGLSNYHRMNAYGRLPVDQGPEFPERMHVKLLLNVARRFIGNYHPLFLKVTFMKEIDAVYRREVVPSALWLCKFYALMALGEIYTHRRGVGDNNRVPGTNYYVRSVNLLQENQDLYEEPSLMQVEVLTLLAWASNILGRIRTAYCYSGIAMRLAQSLGMHRSASRHTTLTPVERESRRRTWWVLYFFDRFSASKLGQPITVRDDDIDVEMPSMDGLTKDEMAEFLDPQNLITNIKLARIIGNILTHIYGIPKATNGLYIHQVHGILKQLREWHDELQPDMRVKERGTPRPVASLHLAYNQCIIQTTRPVLLHLFKTQFQLGTKVREDVSPRQNVSSITLALAESCVNAAQASSRIVEGLFLDGSIATFGYWDAHHIFSAAMILIMSAVMKPTAVNSDHLETLLSVLRSLKNDGNIPAVDFCERLSDIQARVLNLRATGRLDGMSFDRPPPIIQTPSSMPKEVPQTQDQVFQTPMSMDNGSGACESAIIGYENVDILGNPLIGSFLDGNQVQWLDVLFTEDGTLREFASEIEEPFLFR; translated from the exons ATGTTCAGTtacctcaagaagctcgaagaaGATAGCAGACGCCTTCAAGCTATCACCACCCACAACCAGACTCCGGAAACCAACCCAGCATTCACTCCTTTCGATGATCAAGAGACCCAAATCGATGCCCCTCCATCTCTatcaaaagaagaaagcaaTCTCTTCAACCCACTCTTCGATAGACAACCCGAAAAGCCCATCCATGAACGATCCTCAGAGCCAGGCTTCATCGGCGAAGCCTCATGCGCTGCCTTCAGCAACAGACTCTTATCATGTCTCGACGATACTTATACCCCATCGACAGCTGGTCTGTCAAACTATCATCGAATGAATGCATACGGGAGACTGCCAGTAGATCAAGGACCAGAATTTCCAGAACGAATGCACGTCAAGTTACTTCTAAATGTTGCTAGACGATTCATAGGGAACTACCATCCCTTGTTTCTGAAGGTTACCTTCATGAAGGAGATTGATGCTGTTTATCGAAGGGAAGTAGTGCCATCAGCGCTGTGGCTTTGTAAATTCTATGCACTTATGGCTTTGGGGGAGATATATACGCATAGAAGAGGAGTGGGTGACAACAACAGAGTGCCGGGAACGAACTACTATGTTAGGTCTGTGAACCTGTTGCAAGAGAATCAAGATCTGTACGAGGAACCATCTTTGATGCAGGTTGAAGTACTCACACTATTG GCCTGGGCCTCAAACATACTAGGTCGCATACGAACAGCATACTGCTATAGTGGGATAGCCATGCGTCTCGCCCAAAGCCTAGGCATGCACAGGTCTGCATCTCGACATACCACGCTTACTCCTGTTGAGAGAGAAAGTCGACGGCGAACATGGTGGGTGCTTTACTTCTTCGACcgcttctcagcatcaaagCTTGGCCAGCCAATCACTGTTCGAGACGACGacattgatgttgagatgccAAGCATGGATGGTCTGACAAAGGACGAGATGGCGGAGTTTCTTGACCCGCAGAATCTCATTACGAATATTAAGCTTGCTAGAATCATTGGAAACATCT TGACACATATTTATGGCATACCTAAAGCTACGAACGGTCTCTATATACATCAAGTCCATGGTATCTTGAAACAGCTTCGAGAATGGCATGACGAGCTACAGCCAGATATGCGCGTCAAAGAGAGAGGTACTCCTCGGCCTGTCGCAAGCCTTCATCTCGCGTACAACCAATGCATTATACAGACAACTCGCCCTGTTCTACTTCACCTGTTCAAGACACAGTTTCAGCTAGGCACTAAAGTGAGGGAAGATGTATCGCCACGACAGAATGTCTCATCTATCACTCTTGCTTTAGCAGAGAGCTGTGTCAACGCTGCACAAGCATCGAGCCGTATCGTGGAAGGCTTGTTTTTAGATGGCAGCATCGCGACTTTTGGATACTGGGATGCACATCACATATTCTCAGCAGCCATGATTCTCATCATGTCAGCAGTCATGAAACCCACAGCCGTCAACTCAGATCATCTTGAGACCTTACTTAGTGTCTTACGATCTCTCAAGAACGACGGCAACATACCAGCAGTCGACTTTTGCGAGAGACTGTCAGATATTCAGGCTAGAGTGTTGAACCTACGGGCTACAGGCCGATTAGATGGTATGAGCTTTGATAGGCCACCACCGATTATACAAACCCCCAGTTCCATGCCAAAGGAAGTTCCGCaaactcaagaccaagtTTTCCAAACACCAATGAGTATGGACAATGGATCTGGAGCATGCGAATCTGCAATTATTGGCTACGAAAACGTCGATATACTGGGGAATCCTCTTATCGGCAGTTTCTTGGATGGGAATCAAGTACAGTGGCTAGATGTTTTATTCACGGAGGATGGAACTTTAAGGGAATTTGCTTCTGAGATTGAAGAGCCATTTCTATTCAGGTAG
- a CDS encoding hydantoin utilization family protein: protein MSSQGIRIAIDRGGTFTDAWAEVPGRQEHIVFKILSVCPDEYDDAPTECIRQILEIALDTTIPKGSLLDLAPIESIRMGTTVATNALLERKGDRVAFLATKGFRDVLLIGNQARPDLFDLSVRRLKQLYETVVEIDERVTIEGASEAPSNGPIDVSSDPALVVGQTGEVVRIMKKPDLEVVRADLEELKAQGFKNLAIGLMHSYTYPDHELQVTKLAEEMGFKVSASSVLQSMAKYVPRSQSAVADAYLTPMTFAYLDGFRKNFKGQLEDESANKLLICQSDGGLTSWSKFTGLRGVLSGPAGGVVGLSRTCYDDADGTPVLGFDMGGTSTDVARYSGALEHIFENTLAEVTIQTPQLDINTVAAGGGSILSWENGLLKVGPSSAGANPGPACYGRGGPLTVTDANFLLGRIIPDFFPRRLDRDVVRDKFAALTEIVNKEKEGGEPFTPETLALGFLAIANATMTRPIRTLSEGRGYGASSHNLGSFGGAGGQHAVFIARDLGIKRAIIPCYSSILSAYGMALADVVVENQEPSAITFSEEVVPEIKARLESLSSKGAQGLESQGFDAKTTEHEYFLNMRYQGSDTSLMIPVSENVGDAGVAFTARHTQEFGFSQSRNILIDDVRVRSVGKSRVLNISSPFEELKKYQSDGLTPVPTPIFSRKIFFENHGWTETPVYELKSMSPGVHITGPAMIIDKTQTIVVDHLSKGVILPEHVILEVDKAEKQNVATETVDPVTLSVFGHRFMTVAEQMGHTMEKTSISVNIKERLDYSCAIFSADGGLVANAPHVPSHLGSMSTAIAYQAQRYKAGELKPGDVIISNHPQAGGTHLPDITTITPVFDDEENPKEIIFFVANRGHHADIGGIVPGSMPPNSTELWQEGAAIESFKMINEGAFDEAGLIKRLYDEPASFPGCSGTRTLTENIADLKAAVASNQKGIELIRALIKEFTWPVVQLYMHAIQDNAAQSVRDLLKQFAAKHEGGVLEATEYNDDGIPFKLKVTIDKETGDAVFDFTGTGPEHSGNLNAPPTCSYSVIMYCLRSMISKGDIPLNQGCLKPIKVICPDNTILSPSPTAATVGCTTETSQKIADLVLRAFNAAAASQGTMNNLSFGCGGTDPVTGEVTKGFGYYETICGGAGAGLGWHGASAVHTHMTNTRITDPEILEKRYPVILHEFSIRKGSGGAGKWRGGDGCVREMEFRMPLQVSVLTDRRVTAPYGLEGGEEGQRGQNIWVRKDPVTGAMRQVSLGPRKTSHFAAGDRIIILTPGGGGYGSALETKDEVAVPERDSRSFLTNGSLGVRHSIATGN, encoded by the exons ATGTCATCTCAAGGCATCCGCATCGCCATCGACCGTGGTGGCACATTCACAGATGCTTGGGCCGAAGTCCCCGGTCGACAAGAGCACAtcgtcttcaagatcctctcAGTATGTCCTGATGAGTACGACGATGCCCCCACAGAATGCATTCGCCAGATCTTAGAGATCGCCCTAGACACAACAATACCCAAGGGCTCATTACTAGACCTTGCGCCGATTGAGTCCATTCGCATGGGAACCACAGTGGCTACCAATGCCCTCCTCGAACGAAAGGGTGATCGCGTAGCGTTCCTTGCAACAAAGGGATTCCGagatgttcttctcatcggaAACCAGGCTAGACCAGATCTTTTTGATCTTTCGGTCCGTCGCTTGAAGCAACTTTACGAAACTGTCGTGGAGATTGATGAACGAGTCACCATTGAAGGCGCAAGCGAAGCCCCTTCCAATGGCCCAATAGACGTCTCTTCAGATCCGGCGCTTGTCGTTGGTCAGACTGGAGAAGTTGTCAGGATCATGAAGAAAccagatcttgaggttgtccgcgctgatcttgaagaacttaAAGCCCAAGGCTTCAAGAACCTTGCAATCGGCCTTATGCACTCATATACATACCCCGACCACGAGCTACAAGTAACCAAGCTTGCTGAAGAAATGGGCTTCAAAGTCTCCGCTTCTTCGGTCCTGCAGTCCATGGCCAAGTACGTGCCGCGCAGTCAATCGGCCGTCGCAGACGCATACCTTACCCCAATGACGTTCGCCTACCTGGATGGCTTCCGCAAGAACTTCAAGGGCCAGTTGGAAGACGAGAGTGCAAACAAACTCCTCATCTGTCAATCTGACGGCGGCTTGACCAGTTGGTCCAAGTTTACTGGCTTGAGGGGTGTCCTCAGTGGTCCTGCTGGAGGTGTCGTCGGTCTATCGAGGACATGCTACGACGACGCTGATGGAACGCCTGTGTTGGGCTTCGATATGGGCGGTACCAGCACAGATGTCGCGAGATACTCGGGTGCTTTAGAGCATATCTTTGAGAACACCTTGGCCGAAGTGACCATCCAGACTCCTCAATTAGACATCAACACAGTCGCTGCAGGTGGTGGCTCGATCCTGTCCTGGGAGAACGGGCTTCTCAAGGTCGGTCCCAGCAGTGCTGGTGCCAATCCTGGTCCTGCATGCTACGGCAGAGGAGGTCCTTTGACTGTCACAGACGCCAACTTCCTGCTTGGTCGAATTATCCCCGACTTTTTCCCTCGCCGACTTGACCGCGATGTTGTCAGAGACAAGTTCGCTGCTCTTACGGAGATCgtcaacaaggagaaggagggcgGCGAGCCATTCACACCTGAGACTCTAGCACTGGGCTTCCTGGCCATTGCAAATGCGACAATGACTCGACCTATTCGAACACTCAGCGAAGGTCGTGGATACGGAGCTTCGAGTCACAACCTGGGTTCTTTCGGCGGTGCCGGTGGTCAACACGCTGTCTTCATCGCTCGAGATCTCGGTATTAAGCGCGCCATCATCCCATGCTACTCTAGTATCCTGTCCGCCTATGGTATGGCTCTCGCCGATGTCGTTGTCGAGAACCAAGAACCTTCCGCCATCACCTTCTCCGAAGAAGTCGTCCCCGAGATCAAAGCACGTCTTGAGTCCCTCTCTTCCAAGGGTGCCCAGGGTCTTGAGTCTCAAGGCTTTGATGCTAAGACCACTGAACATGAGTACTTCCTCAACATGCGCTACCAGGGAAGCGATACCTCTCTTATGATCCCTGTATCAGAGAATGTAGGGGATGCAGGCGTTGCTTTTACTGCTAGACATACTCAAGAGTTCGGCTTCTCTCAATCGCGCAACATTCTGATCGATGATGTTCGAGTTCGAAGTGTCGGCAAGTCTCGCGTTCTCAACATCTCGAGTCCCTtcgaagagctcaagaaatACCAGTCCGATGGTCTAACTCCCGTTCCTACACCAATTTTCTCCCGAAAGATCTTTTTCGAGAATCACGGCTGGACCGAAACTCCTGTGTATGAGCTCAAGTCTATGAGTCCCGGCGTGCACATCACCGGTCCTGCGATGATCATCGACAAGACCCAAACAATCGTGGTAGATCATCTCAGCAAGGGTGTCATTCTTCCCGAGCATGTTATccttgaggttgacaaggctgagaagcagaATGTTGCGACAGAGACTGTTGATCCAGTTACACTCAGTGTTTTCGGGCATCGTTTCATGACTGTCGCTGAGCAGATGGGCCATACCATGGAGAAGACCTCGATCTctgtcaacatcaaggagAGATTAGATTACTCTTGCGCTATCTTCTCTGCTGACGGTGGTCTTGTCGCCAACGCCCCTCATGTTCCTAGTCATCTTGGCTCAATGAGCACAGCCATCGCGTACCAGGCTCAACGATACAAGGCTGGTGAATTGAAGCCTGGCGATGTCATCATCAGTAACCATCCTCAAGCAGGCGGTACTCATCTCCCCgatatcaccaccatcacgcCCGTgttcgatgatgaagagaaccCCAAGGAGATtatcttcttcgtcgccaACCGTGGTCATCACGCAGACATTGGCGGTATCGTTCCTGGCTCGATGCCTCCTAACTCTACTGAACTTTGGCAAGAAGGTGCCGCTATCGAGtccttcaagatgatcaaCGAGGGTGCCTTTGATGAAGCCGGTTTGATCAAACGTCTCTACGACGAGCCCGCTTCGTTTCCCGGCTGCAGCGGTACTCGTACTTTGACGGAGAACATCGCTGATCTTAAGGCTGCTGTCGCTTCTAACCAAAAGGGCATTGAGTTAATCAGAGCGCTGATTAAAGAGTTTACTTGGCCTGTTGTTCAACTGTACATGCATGCTATTCAGGACAATGCTGCTCAGTCTGTGCGCGATCTTCTTAAACAATTTGCCGCTAAGCATGAAGGCGGTGTTCTTGAAGCGACAGAGTATAACGACGATGGTATCCCgttcaagctcaaggttaCCATCGACAAAGAGACGGGAGATGCTGTTTTCGACTTTACAGGAACCGGGCCTGAACATTCTGGTAACCTCAATGCGCCACCGACATGCTCATACTCTGTCATCATG TACTGCCTCCGCTCCATGATCTCCAAAGGCGACATCCCCCTCAACCAAGGCTGCCTCAAGCCCATCAAAGTAATCTGTCCCGACAACACCATCctctccccctcccccaccGCCGCCACCGTCGGCTGCACCACCGAAACATCCCAAAAGATCGCCGATCTCGTCCTCCGCGCCTTCAACGCCGCGGCCGCCTCCCAAGGAACGATGAACAACCTCAGCTTCGGCTGTGGCGGTACAGATCCCGTCACCGGTGAAGTCACCAAGGGCTTTGGATACTACGAGACCATCTGTGGAGGTGCAGGTGCTGGACTGGGTTGGCATGGTGCTAGTGCTGTTCATACGCACATGACGAACACGAGGATTACGGATCCGgagatcttggagaagagataTCCCGTTATTCTGCATGAGTTCTCTATTAGGAAGGGTAGTGGCGGTGCTGGAAAGTGGAggggtggtgatggttgtgTTCGCGAGATGGAGTTCCGTATGCCTCTGCAGGTATCCGTTCTTACTGATCGACGAGTCACAGCGCCTTATGGTCTCGAGGGTGGAGAAGAGGGACAGAGGGGGCAGAATATTTGGGTGAGGAAGGATCCTGTTACGGGAGCTATGAGACAGGTTTCGCTTGGACCGAGGAAGACGTCGCATTTTGCGGCGGGAGATAGGATTATTATCCTGACGCCTGGTGGCGGAGGTTATGGGTCGGCTTTGGAGACGAAGGATGAGGTTGCTGTGCCGGAGAGGGATTCGAGATCGTTTTTGACGAATGGTAGCTTGGGAGTTAGACACAGCATTGCTACTGGAAATTAG